GGAGTGCTGCAAGTTGCCGATGCCTCTCAGACATGTAATAAATTGCCCCCAAAGCTTCCAACAGCAAAGTTGTTGCTGTAACAAGGGCGATAATTACGAGCGTAACAACAGAGTTTTTTGAAATGACATATTAACTAACCAGGTAAGCCCCCGGCTCTGCCGGGGGACTCGCAAAGTTTGACATTTTCGGGGTTATAAGAGAAAACCCCTCCAATGTGAACCACTCAAAGTTTACAAAGGAGGAGGTTTTGATGCAAGAGCACCAGAGTCTAAACCACACAAAGTGGGATTGCAAGTACCATGTGGTGTGGATACCGAAGTACAGGAAAAAGACGTTGTACGGAACAATTAAGAAGCATCTGGTGCCGGTGATCAGGGAGTTGGCCCGGCAGAAGGAATGCGAGATATTGGAAGGACGAATGGTGGTTGATCACGTGCATATGGTTATCTCAATTCCCCCCCAAATATGCAGTAGCACAAGTGATAGGGTTCATCAAAGGCAAAAGTGCAATATGAGTTGCAAGGATGTGTGATTCCTCCCAACACCCTGACCGAATGATAGATATCATTTCTCCTCCAACACCTTGCGAATGGCTTTGGCGAGGTCGGCGATTGCATAAGGCTTCATGATAAACTCGCGAATCCCAGCCTCCTTGGCCTTCTTCTCATTGACCAGATCACTGAATCCGGTACACAAAATGATCGGAATATCCCCGCGGATCAACATGAGTTCCCTGGCGAGATCCTTGCCTGTGAGACCAGGCATGGTCATATCTGTGATGACAAGGTCATAGTCGTTTGGCCTGACGCGGAAGTCTTCCAGGGCTTCGAGGCTGTTCCCTTTGGCAATGACATGGTAACCAAGGGACTCGATCATTTCTTTCGCTAAATCAACCAGAGTCTTTTCATCGTCAACGAAGAGTATTCGCTCGGTGCCGGTGGGGAGTATATCGGCCACTTCGGCTTCCGGTATGATCGTTCCCTCAATCCCTGGAAAAAACACGTGGAAGGTGGTTCCATGCCCCGGCTCGCTATAGACCGTGATCGCTCCACCATAGCTCTTTATGATACCGTGAACCATTGCGAGCCCCAGTCCCGTTCCTTCGCCTACTGCCTTCGTGGTGAAATAGGGGTTAAATATCCGCTCCATGACTGCCGCATCCATGCCATGGCCTGTGTCACTCACCTCCAGACATACGTAAGGTCCTGCTTTCAGATCGGGGTATTTGGAGACAAGGAAGGCATCGGCCACCATAGCCGATAACCTGATGTCCAGAACGCCGCCTTTGGCGTGCATCGCATGGGCTGCGTTAGTGCACAGATTCATCAACACCTGATGGATCTGTGTCGGATCAGCCAGCACCATACCTTCTTCCGGTCTGACTGTAATATCCTGGCAAATCTCGATAGTTGTCGGCAAGGAAGATCGGAGCAACTTGAGTACCTCTTTGACGATGGGTGCAATCTGAACGGGTTTCCGTTCCTGCTCGGCTTGGCGGCTGAAGGCAAGGATCTGCCTTACCAGGTCTGTTGCACGAAAGGTAGCCCCCAGTGCCCGGTCCAGATCGTGCCACACGGGATTTTCTTTTGAAACCTTATGCATGGCCAACTCCGTAGCGCCCATAATGACTGTGAGGATGTTGTTAAAATCATGGGCGATGCCTCCGGCAAGGGTACCGATGGCTTCCATTTTCTGTGCCTGGCGAAGCTCCCTTTCCAGTCTTACCTCATGGGTAACGTCCCTGTGGATGCTCACATAATTGATAATGTCCCCCGTTTTGTCCCGGACGGGTGAAGCCGTGGTTTCTGCAAGGTAGTATGTACCATCTTGTCTCCTGTAAGTCAGGCGTCCTGACCAGACATCGCCCCGGGTGAGGCTATCCCGCATATTTCTGTAAAAGGTACTATCCTCTTTATCGCTCTTGAGAAAATGGGCAGGCTGGCCAATAATTGTGTCCCTGTTATAGCCGGTCATGCGTTCGAAAGCCGGGTTGACATACTGGATAACCCAATTCTTATCGGTTACAATAACGCCTTCTGCGGCCTGTTCGATGGCTGTCGCCAGACGTGCACGTTCTTCCTCTGCCTGTTTGCGGGAGGTGATGTCCCTGAAGTATACAAGTGTCGCCTTATCCCCCCGATACATGATCGTATTTGCCGAAACTTCAATATATATAGGCGTTCCATCATTTCTGATTCCCTTGAATTCGTATTTGCCGGGTACGTCTTCACCCCGCTGCCTTGCTGAGGTATAACCGGCCACCCATTCGCGGTCATCGGGGTGGACGGTAAAAAAGGGAGGCAATCCTATCGTTTCATCGATGCTGTTATACCCGAACATGGTGAGAAATTCTCGGTTCGCATAGACATGAACATCATCCTTGACAATGGCAACCCCGTCATTGGCACCCTCTATGGCGACACGGTACCGCTCCTCAGATTCCCTGAGCGCTTCTTCCGCCTGCCTGCGCTCTTCTATCTCCTCACTCAGTTCGGCGGTGCGCTCCTCGACCCGTTGCTCCAGTTCGGCGTTGAGCGTGCGGATCTCCTCCTCCACCCGCTTACGCTCTGTGATTTCCTGCTGCAGTCGCTCGTTCTGTGCCCTCAACTGCTCCTGCATGCCGTGCATGGACAGGTGCATCGTAACCCGCGCTACAAGCTCCCCGATCTCAATAGGCTTGGTGACATAGTCTACCCCCCCGACTTCAAAACCCCTGACCTTGTGTGCCATGTCAATCAGTCCGGTCATGAAGATCACCGGGATATCTATGGTTCTTTCATCAGCCTTCAATCGCCGGCAGGTCTCAAAACCATCCATACCCGGCATAAGCACATCCAACAGTATGAGATCGGGTGTCGATTGCAACACCCTTGAGAGGGCCTTCTCTCCGCTGGTTGCCACATAGACGCGGTAGCCTTCGCCTTCAAGGGCATTCCGCACTATATCAAGGATCGGGGGCGAATCGTCCACTACCAGTATGTTCCCCTTCCGGCCTTCTCTATCCATGGTGTGCCCCTTTTATATAGTTGATGATCCCTTCATCATCGTATGTT
The genomic region above belongs to Pseudomonadota bacterium and contains:
- a CDS encoding response regulator, whose protein sequence is MDREGRKGNILVVDDSPPILDIVRNALEGEGYRVYVATSGEKALSRVLQSTPDLILLDVLMPGMDGFETCRRLKADERTIDIPVIFMTGLIDMAHKVRGFEVGGVDYVTKPIEIGELVARVTMHLSMHGMQEQLRAQNERLQQEITERKRVEEEIRTLNAELEQRVEERTAELSEEIEERRQAEEALRESEERYRVAIEGANDGVAIVKDDVHVYANREFLTMFGYNSIDETIGLPPFFTVHPDDREWVAGYTSARQRGEDVPGKYEFKGIRNDGTPIYIEVSANTIMYRGDKATLVYFRDITSRKQAEEERARLATAIEQAAEGVIVTDKNWVIQYVNPAFERMTGYNRDTIIGQPAHFLKSDKEDSTFYRNMRDSLTRGDVWSGRLTYRRQDGTYYLAETTASPVRDKTGDIINYVSIHRDVTHEVRLERELRQAQKMEAIGTLAGGIAHDFNNILTVIMGATELAMHKVSKENPVWHDLDRALGATFRATDLVRQILAFSRQAEQERKPVQIAPIVKEVLKLLRSSLPTTIEICQDITVRPEEGMVLADPTQIHQVLMNLCTNAAHAMHAKGGVLDIRLSAMVADAFLVSKYPDLKAGPYVCLEVSDTGHGMDAAVMERIFNPYFTTKAVGEGTGLGLAMVHGIIKSYGGAITVYSEPGHGTTFHVFFPGIEGTIIPEAEVADILPTGTERILFVDDEKTLVDLAKEMIESLGYHVIAKGNSLEALEDFRVRPNDYDLVITDMTMPGLTGKDLARELMLIRGDIPIILCTGFSDLVNEKKAKEAGIREFIMKPYAIADLAKAIRKVLEEK